Proteins encoded within one genomic window of Triticum aestivum cultivar Chinese Spring chromosome 2D, IWGSC CS RefSeq v2.1, whole genome shotgun sequence:
- the LOC123052004 gene encoding uncharacterized protein, with protein sequence MDFDFDCAAASPGGQWMGETASRRRQRRLSSSSLRAYLTPAFDAVAAAGQGGISPSSYSSGGLELGFDASLLRLRRTCFSANAELDSRRLLYSPQSPPPPQQARPRPMYAVADHEAAYLYAPKRQAGGLTGAPGFPELKQTFSNFRSPDGAVILGNRPDLLSTPKPGSTTPSAQATSAAAQPTEEEEDLIAEALYGRSGRRRLPIFREICPE encoded by the exons CGAGACGGCGTCGCGGCGCCGGCAGCGCCGCCTCTCGTCCTCGTCGCTCAGGGCGTACCTCACGCCGGccttcgacgccgtcgccgccgccggccagggGGGCATCTCCCCTTCCTCGTATTCGTCGGGCGGGCTGGAGCTCGGGTTCGACGCGTcgctcctccgcctccgccgcacCTGTTTCTCCGCCAACGCGGAGCTGGACAGCCGCCGCCTCCTCTACTCgccgcagtcgccgccgccgccgcagcaggcGCGGCCGCGGCCGATGTACGCGGTGGCGGACCATGAGGCGGCCTACCTCTATGCGCCGAAACGTCAG GCTGGCGGGCTCACTGGCGCACCAGGTTTCCCGGAACTCAAGCAGACATTTTCCAACTTCCGATCACCAGATGGCGCCGTCATCCTAGGAAACAGGCCGGACCTTCTGTCGACACCGAAACCTGGTTCGACGACACCTTCAGCACAGGCGACGTCTGCAGCAGCACAGCcaacagaggaggaagaagacctgATAGCCGAGGCCCTCTACGGGCGCAGCGGCCGACGCAGGCTGCCCATCTTCAGGGAAATCTGCCCGGAATGA
- the LOC123052005 gene encoding uncharacterized protein has protein sequence MCGKGQNNGLASPAGTSSTATAIVVLASLLLAASVAAFFLSPSPSPAADEKPPEPVELAIGVAGHEGWLDALRAWAKLACLKLRPLEPRCDLRSSGSMKKAARQSLAMGKEAVEHTAVSAARAAEETIGRTTEKVRRKVSASPSPSAPRADGDL, from the exons ATGTGCGGAAAGGGCCAGAACAACGGGCTCGCGTCGCCGGCGGGGACAAGCAGCACGGCGACCGCCATCGTCGTCCTCGCGTCGCTGCTCCTCGCGGCCTCGGTCGCCGCTTTCTttctgtcgccgtcgccgtcgccggcagcGGACGAGAAGCCCCCTGAGCCTGTGGAGCTCGCCATCGGCGTCGCCGGGCACGAGGGCTGGCTGGACGCGCTCCGGGCGTGGGCGAAGCTGGCGTGCCTCAAGCTCCGCCCGCTCGAGCCAAG GTGTGATCTGAGGAGCTCGGGGTCGATGAAGAAGGCGGCCAGGCAGAGCCTGGCGATGGGCAAGGAGGCCGTGGAGCACACGGCGGTGTCGGCCGCGAGGGCCGCCGAGGAGACCATCGGGAGGACCACCGAGAAGGTGAGGAGGAAGGTCtcggcgtcgccgtcgccgtccgcgCCACGCGCCGATGGAGACCTGTGA